Proteins encoded together in one Camelina sativa cultivar DH55 chromosome 9, Cs, whole genome shotgun sequence window:
- the LOC104714114 gene encoding uncharacterized protein LOC104714114, protein MATAAAAPAVISWARSGIVSKSGQTQQKKTEMKVSYVTGLNSYGGLKAQNKVVSMGSPLCTEQCFANVVMSLKGRRGSGGALSTTCNAVGEIFKIAAIMNALTLVGVAVGFVLLRIETSVEEAAEAE, encoded by the coding sequence cagcaccagCAGTGATCTCATGGGCAAGATCGGGCATTGTGTCCAAATCCGGACAAACCCAGCAGAAGAAAACTGAGATGAAAGTTTCTTACGTAACTGGACTGAATTCATATGGTGGTCTCAAGGCACAGAACAAGGTTGTCTCAATGGGATCACCACTCTGCACAGAACAGTGCTTTGCTAATGTTGTCATGTCTCTCAAGGGAAGAAGAGGCAGTGGAGGAGCCTTATCCACCACATGTAACGCCGTCGGAGAGATTTTCAAGATTGCAGCTATCATGAATGCTCTTACTCTTGTCGGTGTTGCTGTTGGATTCGTTCTTCTTCGAATCGAGACCTCTGTTGAAGAAGCTGCTGAAGCCGAGTAA